ATATCTATTATTCTATATTTGGGCTTTTCCACTCTTTCCTTTCTTCCATTATTGAAATAATAGACAACAAGCCCTATGAATACAACAGCAAAGCTAAAAATAATTC
This genomic stretch from Candidatus Schekmanbacteria bacterium harbors:
- a CDS encoding CcoQ/FixQ family Cbb3-type cytochrome c oxidase assembly chaperone yields the protein MDINQISYLGIIFSFAVVFIGLVVYYFNNGRKERVEKPKYRIID